In one Parvibaculum sp. genomic region, the following are encoded:
- a CDS encoding mitofilin family membrane protein, with product MSDSNDSDAGKGPEPEYLKPEAEARQRNEKPRKEPRTLEGTAEEVSGDAPGRPATSAGGGIALAAAAGFGAAAVALALAWFAGFGMPAPDTGADDRLAELAARLEAVESGSGESARGLDERAQSLAARLDVAEEKIAAAEGAAPDAQIARLAEEQQALKDALNDTRGSVRETRDRIDALAASLPPSGIADHVSGLDTLVKALDARLATLAPQIEAMEGRVAALEEKKDDPDAAARAALGLALANLARAAETAGPFKTELDTVASFLPGQAALDALSGAAADGVATRAALKARFPSVVENIFDAERRAGADSLWSRFVANAKSLVTIRRTGEISGDTTEAIVARMEERLETGDLAGAAAEGEALQGPAREAAAGWLADARARLETDMLLRDLAARVATRLAPGGE from the coding sequence ATGTCCGATTCAAACGATAGCGACGCCGGCAAAGGGCCTGAGCCGGAATATCTGAAGCCCGAAGCGGAAGCGCGGCAGCGCAATGAGAAGCCGCGCAAGGAACCGCGTACGCTCGAGGGCACCGCCGAGGAGGTCAGCGGCGATGCACCGGGCAGACCCGCCACCTCCGCTGGCGGTGGAATTGCCCTTGCCGCTGCCGCCGGTTTCGGCGCCGCCGCCGTCGCGCTTGCGCTTGCCTGGTTCGCCGGGTTTGGAATGCCCGCACCCGATACCGGCGCCGACGACAGGCTTGCCGAACTCGCGGCGCGGCTTGAAGCGGTCGAGAGCGGCAGTGGCGAAAGCGCGCGCGGCCTCGACGAACGCGCGCAATCGCTTGCCGCGCGCCTCGATGTGGCGGAGGAAAAAATTGCTGCCGCCGAAGGCGCCGCGCCCGATGCGCAAATCGCGCGGCTTGCCGAAGAGCAGCAGGCGCTGAAGGACGCACTCAACGACACACGCGGCAGCGTGCGCGAGACGCGAGACCGGATCGATGCGCTGGCCGCCAGCCTGCCGCCTTCGGGCATCGCCGATCATGTGAGTGGCCTCGACACGCTGGTGAAGGCGCTCGATGCGCGGCTCGCGACGCTTGCACCGCAGATCGAGGCGATGGAAGGGCGCGTCGCCGCGCTTGAAGAAAAGAAAGACGATCCCGACGCGGCCGCGCGCGCGGCGCTTGGACTGGCGCTCGCCAATCTCGCCCGCGCCGCCGAAACGGCGGGTCCGTTCAAGACAGAGCTCGACACCGTGGCAAGCTTTCTCCCCGGTCAGGCCGCTCTCGATGCCTTGTCCGGCGCAGCGGCGGACGGCGTTGCGACGCGCGCCGCGCTGAAGGCGCGGTTTCCTTCGGTGGTCGAGAATATATTCGATGCCGAACGCCGCGCCGGCGCGGACAGTCTCTGGTCGCGCTTCGTCGCCAATGCAAAATCGCTGGTGACGATCCGGCGCACCGGCGAAATCTCCGGCGATACGACCGAGGCCATCGTCGCGCGCATGGAAGAGCGGCTCGAAACCGGCGATCTCGCGGGCGCGGCCGCCGAGGGCGAGGCGCTTCAGGGGCCGGCGCGCGAAGCGGCGGCGGGCTGGCTTGCGGATGCCCGCGCGCGTCTCGAAACCGACATGCTGCTGCGCGATCTTGCGGCGCGTGTCGCGACGCGCCTCGCGCCGGGCGGGGAGTGA
- a CDS encoding uroporphyrinogen-III synthase: protein MRLLVIRPEEDAAELARLLAARGHEAVTAPVMSVRFLDNAELPARAWQALLVTSANGARALARHAQAAALRDVRVLAVGPASAQAMIDAGFRWVEAAEGDVDALAALVCLELSPDGGPLLHVAGRVVAGDLRAVLAVQGFAVERVVLYEAVAADRLPEAARKALTEGGVDGVLLHSPRTARIFVSLVRAAGLEAALSRMTAFCLSQAVADALGGANFLTVKIAARPEQAALLDLLAP, encoded by the coding sequence ATGCGGCTTCTCGTCATCCGGCCCGAAGAGGATGCGGCAGAACTTGCGCGTCTCCTCGCCGCGCGCGGCCATGAGGCGGTCACCGCACCCGTCATGTCCGTGCGCTTTCTCGACAATGCCGAATTGCCGGCGCGCGCATGGCAAGCCCTGCTCGTCACCAGCGCCAATGGCGCGCGGGCGCTGGCGCGACATGCGCAGGCGGCGGCATTGAGGGATGTGCGGGTTCTCGCGGTCGGCCCGGCGAGCGCGCAGGCGATGATCGACGCCGGTTTCCGCTGGGTCGAGGCGGCGGAGGGAGATGTCGACGCGCTGGCGGCCCTTGTCTGTCTTGAACTCTCGCCGGATGGCGGACCGCTGCTGCATGTGGCGGGGCGTGTGGTGGCGGGTGACCTCCGGGCGGTGCTGGCGGTTCAAGGTTTCGCGGTCGAGCGCGTGGTTCTTTACGAGGCGGTGGCGGCGGATCGTCTGCCTGAGGCGGCGCGCAAGGCCTTGACCGAAGGCGGCGTGGACGGCGTCCTGCTTCATTCGCCGCGCACGGCGCGGATATTCGTGTCGCTTGTGCGCGCGGCGGGCCTCGAAGCGGCGCTTTCCCGCATGACGGCCTTTTGTTTGTCGCAAGCCGTCGCCGATGCGCTTGGCGGCGCGAACTTTCTTACGGTGAAAATAGCCGCCCGGCCCGAACAGGCGGCGCTGCTCGACCTGCTCGCGCCCTGA